A genomic stretch from Asterias rubens chromosome 7, eAstRub1.3, whole genome shotgun sequence includes:
- the LOC117293083 gene encoding tyrosine-protein kinase receptor Tie-1-like — translation MTQPVISGGMSNPAQPPIDIHMTEEEVKYENAGLPTWAVKWSILWTNVILEETVLGRGNFGEVRLGGIKMGGNRVTKAAIKMLIAGASEKSTADFWKEFKLMTVIGPHPNVIGLLGACINAGNLYVALEYLPGNNLHKHLLENGPNQQQRKPLTIMQKLKFSVEIAKGMQHLSEAGIIHRDLAARNILLGEELVAKVSDFGLSRREHIYVQVSEAAIPIRWLSIESLTSQLYVSQSDVWSFGILLWEIMTFGGVPYQCIHTTGELINKLMGGYRMPQPEACPDKIYDLMLKCWNRAPNLRPSFKVITEELDKIRVALQPHIYENSVLS, via the exons ATGACACAGCCTGTTATCTCAGGAGGAATGTCTAACCCAGCCCAACCACCAATCGATATACATATGACAGAAGAAGAAGTTAAATATGAGAACGCCGGTCTTCCAACTTGGGCAGTCAAGTGGTCCATTTTGTGGACGAACGTGATCTTGGAAGAAACAGTACTCGGTAGAGGCAACTTCGGAGAGGTTCGTCTTGGTGGCATTAAGATGGGTGGCAACAGAGTTACTAAAGCTGCAATCAAAATGCTCATAG CTGGCGCATCAGAGAAAAGCACTGCTGACTTTTGGAAGGAGTTCAAATTGATGACAGTAATCGGACCCCACCCCAATGTCATCGGTCTTTTGGGTGCTTGTATAAACGCAG GAAATCTCTACGTTGCGTTGGAGTACCTTCCTGGAAATAATCTCCACAAACATCTTCTGGAAAATGGCCCAAACCAGCAGCAAAGGAAACCTCTTACTATCATGCAAAAGTTGAAATTTAGTGTGGAAATTGCAAAAGGAATGCAGCATCTCTCTGAAGCAGGG ATAATTCACCGTGATTTGGCAGCTAGGAACATACTTCTCGGAGAGGAGTTAGTCGCCAAGGTTTCTGATTTTGGATTGTCTCGCAGAGAACATATCTATGTCCAAGTATCGGAG GCGGCGATTCCGATTCGCTGGTTGTCCATAGAATCCCTGACGAGTCAGCTGTATGTTTCCCAAAGTGACGT ATGGTCTTTTGGAATCTTACTCTGGGAGATTATGACTTTCG gTGGGGTGCCCTACCAATGTATCCATACGACCGGAGAACTGATAAACAAGCTAATGGGCGGATACAGGATGCCTCAACCTGAAGCCTGTCCGGACAAGAT TTACGATCTGATGTTGAAGTGTTGGAATCGAGCACCAAACCTTCGCCCAAGTTTTAAAGTAATCACCGAAGAACTGGACAAAATAAGAGTCGCCCTTCAACCGCAT ATTTACGAGAACTCAGTTCTCTCCTAG